TGGGGCAATATCGCCTTCGAACGGACAAGCGAACGCCATCGAGATATAGCCGCGTACCCAGATTCCATCCGCTTTGGCGCGCGCATAAATCGGCGCGAACCGCGCGAGCGACTCCGCGATCGTGCAATTGATATTGCGTTGGCTGAAGGTTTCGCTTGCCGATGCAAACACGGCCACACTGTCGACGCCGGCCGAAATGGCGCGATCGAACCCCTTTTCGTTCGGCGTCAGCACGAGATACCGCACGCCCGGAACCCGGTCGATTCCCTGCATGACCTCGAGCGCATCGGCCATCAGGGGGACTGCCTTGGGGTTGACGAAGCTGGTTGCCTCGATCGCTGTCAAACCGGATTGGGAGAGGGCATCGATGAATGCGATCTTCACTTCTGTTGCGAACGGCCGCTCGTAGTTCTGTAGCCCATCACGAGGCGCGACCTCGACGATGCGCACTGCATTCGGGTCAACCTGGGTAGCCATAGTCGCGTGCCGCGTGTTCAGCGTCGATGATGCCGGAGCGCAGGTCTTGCTCGATCAACGACCGGTCACGCTCGGACGCCGGAAAGTACCCGCCGCCGCCGGGCAAGTCGAGCGTGATGCGCACCTCGGGATCGAGGCGGAGCGTGCCCTTTCCCTCGATCGAGCGACCGTCCGAGAGCTCGATGTTGCCCGGTTTCCCTGAGGAGCCGCCTGCAAATCCTTGCGCGGGATGGTGCAAGCGGTCGAAGAGTCCCGAGAACGAGTAGGTCTGATTGGTTCGAACACCGAGTCGAAGCCGTTGACCGCACCCACCGCGAAACTTGCCCGCTCCGCCTGAGTTCTCCCTGATCGATCGCTCATGAACGATCACCGGCGAAAGCTGCTCGATCACCTCGGCCGGGACGCCAGAAATGCCGCTCGGGAAGGCGGTGGCGTGCAGACCGTCCTTGATCGCCCGCGCGCCGGTGCCACCACACGAGAACCAGACATAGGCAAACGGATCGCCATCCATGTCGTATCCCAGGAATTGCAGATTCCAGATATTGGCCGCTCCCTCGGCCATGACGCGGTCGGGAATCGCCTGCGCCAGGGCGCCAAAGACCGCCCCCGGAAGGAAGTGCCCCAGGATATGCCGGGCCGAGACCGGAGCAGGCGGCAGTGCGTTCAGAATGCTGCGCGGTGGCGCATCGACCGTCACCGGGCGGAAGCTGCCTTCGTTGTTGGGCACCTCCGGCGCGAGCGCGCACTTGAGCGCGTAGGTCGTGTAGGCGTGGGTGTAGTTCAGCACCACGTTGATGCCGCGCTCGCTCTCCATCGAGCTCCCAGCCCAGTCGACGTGCATCCGGTCGCCTGTTTTCTCGATGGCCACGGCGAGTTTCACTGGATGCTCGTACCCGTCCGACCAGACCTCGTTGCGATAGATACCGTCCGGGAGTTCGCTGATCGCGCGGCGCATCGCCTGTTCTGACCGGTCGATGATCTCGTCAGCCAGCGGCTCGAGCGACTCCAGTCCGAACTCGCGCATGAACTCGATCAGCCGCTCCGCGCCAACATCGTTGCCGGCAGCTTGCGCGTAGATGTCGCCCAGCACGGGGTCCGGGGTGCGCACGTTGTGCGTAAGGATCTTGATGAGCTCCTCATTCAGATTCCCCTGCGCGAACAGCTTGGTGATCGGGATGAAGAGTCCCTCTTCGAAGATCGATCGCGCATCGGTCGAAAGCCCGATTCCGCCGATATCGAGCACATGACAGGTGTTGCCGAAGAACCCCACCAGCCGGTCGTCCAGAAAAACCGGCGTAATGACGGTGAAGTCGTGCAAGTGCCCTGATGTCTTCTGAGGATCGTTGGTGATCAGAACATCGCCAGGACGCAGCGTCTCCGCCGGATAGACGGCCAGAAAATGGTGAATACAGGTCGCCATGGCGTTGATGTGTCCAGGAGTGCCTGTGACCGCCTGGGCGATCATGTTTCCGCGCGCATCGAATACACCCGCCGAGAGATCGCCCGCTTCGCGCACGATCGAAGTGAAGCTGGTGCGCATCAGTGCGGCAGCCTGCTCGTTCACTACCGACACGAGCCGGTTCCACATGACTTCCAGACGAATGGCGTCCATCGATTTCATCCTGTGCGTGCTATCTGTGCCGGTCTTGTGGGGTTCGGCACTTCAGAAGCCGAGCATACCCGAAAGCCAACTGGGCCGGTCCCATACGAGACCGGCCCAGCATGCTCACATTGACTTGGCGGCCGAAGCTAGACGCATTCGACGACGGTTTCCACTTCCGGGGTGGCGGGAGATCCGAAGAGACCGGAAACCGGTGTCC
The nucleotide sequence above comes from Thermomicrobiales bacterium. Encoded proteins:
- a CDS encoding hydantoinase B/oxoprolinase family protein, which codes for MDAIRLEVMWNRLVSVVNEQAAALMRTSFTSIVREAGDLSAGVFDARGNMIAQAVTGTPGHINAMATCIHHFLAVYPAETLRPGDVLITNDPQKTSGHLHDFTVITPVFLDDRLVGFFGNTCHVLDIGGIGLSTDARSIFEEGLFIPITKLFAQGNLNEELIKILTHNVRTPDPVLGDIYAQAAGNDVGAERLIEFMREFGLESLEPLADEIIDRSEQAMRRAISELPDGIYRNEVWSDGYEHPVKLAVAIEKTGDRMHVDWAGSSMESERGINVVLNYTHAYTTYALKCALAPEVPNNEGSFRPVTVDAPPRSILNALPPAPVSARHILGHFLPGAVFGALAQAIPDRVMAEGAANIWNLQFLGYDMDGDPFAYVWFSCGGTGARAIKDGLHATAFPSGISGVPAEVIEQLSPVIVHERSIRENSGGAGKFRGGCGQRLRLGVRTNQTYSFSGLFDRLHHPAQGFAGGSSGKPGNIELSDGRSIEGKGTLRLDPEVRITLDLPGGGGYFPASERDRSLIEQDLRSGIIDAEHAARDYGYPG
- a CDS encoding hydroxymethylglutaryl-CoA lyase, encoding MATQVDPNAVRIVEVAPRDGLQNYERPFATEVKIAFIDALSQSGLTAIEATSFVNPKAVPLMADALEVMQGIDRVPGVRYLVLTPNEKGFDRAISAGVDSVAVFASASETFSQRNINCTIAESLARFAPIYARAKADGIWVRGYISMAFACPFEGDIAPTATANLAQELLEMGSDEICLADTIGAATIEQTIAVLETTLRSIPAERLALHMHDTYGLAVHNIGVAYDHGVRVFDSAAGGLGGCPFAPGAAGNLATERLIAYLDERGIPHGVDSAVVHEAVEALLASPAA